In Bradyrhizobium lablabi, one DNA window encodes the following:
- a CDS encoding TPM domain-containing protein, producing MGIKRIGKHLLEHHWRARRVFPRKVLTAIEQAIKTGEATHSGQVRFVVEGALDGKPLFKDQPARERALDIFSHLRIWDTAHNNGVLIYLLLADRRVEIIADRGIDSKVGAAGWEKICKAMETDFRFGHFESGVIKGIEAVSRELAAHFPKQGVGPNELPDAPVVI from the coding sequence ATGGGCATCAAGCGCATCGGCAAGCATCTACTCGAGCACCACTGGCGGGCCCGGCGGGTCTTTCCGCGGAAGGTACTGACCGCGATCGAACAGGCGATCAAGACGGGCGAGGCCACCCACTCCGGCCAGGTCCGTTTTGTCGTCGAAGGCGCGCTGGATGGCAAGCCGCTGTTTAAGGATCAACCCGCGCGGGAGCGCGCGCTGGATATTTTCTCGCATTTGCGGATCTGGGACACCGCCCATAACAATGGCGTGCTGATCTATCTCTTGCTGGCCGACCGCAGGGTCGAGATCATCGCCGATCGCGGCATCGATTCGAAAGTGGGCGCTGCGGGCTGGGAGAAAATCTGCAAGGCGATGGAGACCGATTTCAGGTTTGGGCATTTTGAATCAGGCGTCATCAAGGGCATCGAGGCGGTATCGCGCGAGCTCGCCGCGCATTTTCCGAAACAGGGCGTGGGGCCGAACGAACTGCCCGACGCGCCGGTGGTGATCTAG
- a CDS encoding TPM domain-containing protein yields the protein MTAARFPLLALLLCWAVAAFADVAVPPLTGRVVDQTGTLSSGDIASLTQLSKNLELRKGSQVAVLIVPTTQPETIEQFSIRVADAWKIGRKKIDDGALLVVAKDDRRLRIEVGYGLEGALPDVTTKRIIDEIITPKFRSGDFAGGVSAGVERIIGVIDGEPLPAPPQRQQQQQSSDLTWLLNPLNPFTIIAILVLGGVMRGIFGRLLGSLTTGGMIGLLAWFVFGSLIVSALAGIVASVFTMFSDSITTPAPAGRGGGGGWVGGGGGSWSGGGSSSSDSGSFSGGGGSFGGGGASGSW from the coding sequence ATGACCGCTGCAAGATTTCCCCTTCTTGCGCTGCTGCTGTGCTGGGCTGTCGCGGCCTTCGCCGATGTCGCGGTGCCGCCGCTCACCGGCCGCGTGGTCGATCAGACCGGAACGCTGTCCAGCGGCGATATTGCCTCGCTGACACAGCTATCGAAGAATCTGGAACTAAGGAAAGGCAGCCAGGTCGCGGTGCTGATTGTGCCGACGACTCAGCCGGAAACCATTGAGCAATTCTCGATCCGGGTTGCGGATGCCTGGAAGATCGGGCGCAAGAAGATCGACGACGGCGCGCTGCTCGTGGTCGCCAAGGACGACCGCAGGCTTCGCATCGAAGTCGGCTACGGCCTTGAAGGCGCGCTGCCCGACGTCACCACCAAACGCATCATCGACGAGATCATCACGCCGAAATTCCGGAGCGGCGACTTTGCCGGCGGCGTTTCCGCGGGCGTGGAACGGATCATCGGCGTGATCGACGGCGAGCCCTTGCCCGCGCCGCCGCAGCGGCAACAGCAGCAGCAAAGTTCCGACCTGACCTGGCTGCTCAATCCGCTCAATCCCTTTACCATCATCGCCATCCTGGTGCTCGGCGGGGTCATGCGCGGCATTTTCGGGCGCTTGCTCGGCTCGCTGACAACCGGCGGCATGATCGGGCTTCTGGCGTGGTTCGTTTTCGGATCGCTCATCGTCTCGGCGCTCGCCGGCATCGTCGCGTCGGTCTTCACGATGTTCAGCGACAGCATCACCACGCCGGCGCCGGCTGGCCGCGGCGGGGGTGGCGGTTGGGTCGGTGGCGGTGGCGGCTCGTGGTCCGGTGGCGGTTCAAGCAGTAGCGACAGCGGTTCCTTCAGCGGCGGTGGCGGCAGTTTTGGCGGCGGCGGCGCGTCGGGGAGCTGGTAG